The following are encoded together in the Lathyrus oleraceus cultivar Zhongwan6 chromosome 3, CAAS_Psat_ZW6_1.0, whole genome shotgun sequence genome:
- the LOC127129379 gene encoding LOB domain-containing protein 25: MASSSSLYSNSPCAACKFLRRKCMPDCIFAPYFPPEEPQKFANVHKIFGASNVSKLLNEVQPHQREDAVNSLAYEAEARIKDPVYGCVGAISVLQRQVITLQKELDSTNADLIRYNEILPNHGGSSSPPPPPTFYYPSPWNNDDPLGDAYHTGGGGNI, translated from the coding sequence ATGGCATCATCTTCAAGCTTGTACTCAAATTCACCATGTGCTGCGTGCAAGTTTTTGAGAAGGAAGTGCATGCCAGATTGCATATTTGCTCCATATTTCCCACCAGAAGAGCCACAGAAATTTGCAAACGTCCACAAAATATTTGGTGCAAGCAATGTGAGTAAGCTTTTGAATGAAGTTCAACCTCATCAAAGAGAAGATGCTGTCAACTCTCTTGCTTATGAAGCTGAGGCAAGGATTAAGGATCCTGTTTATGGTTGTGTTGGTGCTATTTCAGTCCTCCAAAGACAAGTTATTACTCTCCAAAAAGAACTCGATTCTACTAATGCTGATTTGATTCGTTATAATGAAATATTGCCAAATCATGGAGGTTCTTCTTCTCCTCCTCCTCCTCCAACTTTTTACTATCCTTCACCTTGGAACAATGATGATCCACTTGGGGATGCTTATCACACAGGTGGAGGTGGCAATATATAA